A genomic region of Lysinibacillus sp. 2017 contains the following coding sequences:
- a CDS encoding HD-GYP domain-containing protein → MRLISINVLKEGMVVGRTIWNEAGHPLLHKDVIVTNRIVERLRDLNIQYLYIEDKVSRGIEVEETVTPAKRIQVVKNITKSFKEVKQTKSSQAPYVLDQQSKVIGLIVEDIMNSIIGSEEVLMVLTDAYLYDEYIYQHSFQVTMYSIAIAKAMGYSYDDIRLIGMGAMLHDIGKLLIPPEILSKPGKLTDEEYDEMKQHTRFGFDLLRNLHSVSLLVAHCAFQHHERIDGSGYPRGLVDFEIHPFAKIIAVADVFDALTSTRVYRKKMLPTDAISIIEEGRGIQFDARVVDAFKQSIVHYANGTLVLLNDGRRGIVSKQNLVDASRPWLRIFEENHSMLEATYEICLSDCPMLEIEKIELDFVVYAE, encoded by the coding sequence ATGCGACTAATATCTATAAATGTTCTCAAAGAAGGTATGGTTGTCGGGAGAACAATTTGGAACGAAGCCGGTCATCCACTACTGCATAAAGATGTTATCGTAACGAACCGAATTGTGGAGCGATTACGCGACCTCAATATACAGTATTTATACATTGAGGATAAAGTTTCACGTGGGATTGAAGTAGAAGAAACAGTTACACCAGCCAAACGAATTCAAGTTGTAAAAAATATAACAAAATCATTTAAAGAAGTGAAGCAAACAAAGTCATCGCAAGCTCCATACGTACTCGATCAGCAATCGAAAGTAATCGGTCTTATTGTAGAAGACATTATGAATTCGATCATTGGTAGTGAAGAGGTACTGATGGTGTTGACGGATGCTTATTTATATGATGAATATATTTACCAACATTCTTTTCAAGTAACAATGTACTCAATAGCCATTGCAAAAGCAATGGGCTATTCCTATGATGATATTCGATTAATTGGTATGGGGGCCATGTTGCATGATATTGGCAAACTATTAATTCCTCCAGAAATTTTATCAAAACCTGGCAAGCTAACTGATGAAGAATATGATGAAATGAAGCAACACACACGATTTGGTTTTGACTTACTGCGAAATTTACATTCGGTTTCTTTGCTCGTTGCGCATTGTGCATTCCAACACCATGAACGTATTGATGGTAGTGGCTACCCTCGAGGATTAGTTGACTTTGAAATCCACCCATTTGCGAAAATTATTGCTGTTGCAGATGTATTTGATGCACTGACATCTACACGTGTTTATCGCAAAAAAATGCTCCCTACCGATGCTATTTCTATTATCGAGGAAGGCAGAGGCATTCAATTTGATGCGCGCGTTGTCGATGCCTTCAAACAAAGCATCGTTCATTATGCAAACGGAACACTTGTCTTATTAAATGATGGTCGACGTGGCATTGTTTCAAAGCAGAATCTTGTCGACGCTTCACGCCCATGGTTGCGTATTTTTGAAGAAAATCATTCAATGTTAGAAGCTACATATGAAATTTGCCTGAGTGACTGTCCAATGCTCGAAATTGAAAAAATTGAGTTAGATTTTGTCGTTTATGCGGAATAG
- the sufU gene encoding Fe-S cluster assembly sulfur transfer protein SufU: MSFNNLDQLYRSVIMDHYKNPRNKGSLEENSVTIDMNNPTCGDRIHLTLKVNDGIVEEAKFDGEGCSISMSSASMMTQIVKGKKVEEALELAEIFSKMMLGEDFDHEKYELEDIEALQGVAKFPARIKCATLAWKAMEKGVKNEMK, encoded by the coding sequence ATGTCTTTTAATAATTTAGATCAACTATACCGTTCCGTAATTATGGATCACTATAAAAACCCTCGTAACAAGGGGTCCCTTGAAGAAAATAGTGTCACAATCGATATGAACAACCCAACTTGTGGGGATCGTATCCATTTAACACTAAAAGTTAACGATGGTATCGTAGAAGAGGCGAAATTTGACGGCGAAGGCTGCTCAATTTCAATGTCTTCTGCATCAATGATGACTCAAATCGTTAAAGGTAAAAAAGTCGAAGAAGCTTTAGAGCTTGCAGAAATTTTCTCGAAAATGATGCTAGGTGAAGACTTCGATCATGAAAAGTACGAGCTTGAGGATATAGAGGCACTACAAGGTGTAGCAAAATTCCCAGCGCGTATTAAATGCGCAACATTGGCTTGGAAAGCAATGGAAAAAGGCGTAAAAAACGAAATGAAATAA
- a CDS encoding YutD family protein: MIIAEGYTYEVIENVRDGFKEEAFTARYSDILTKYDFIVGDWGYGQLRLKGFFDDKNQKSTFDTKVSTIEDYLYEYCNFGCAYFIVQKTGRAPEPVAEESTVEVEIEPEGQEDVQEEVVVVENTPKILETTESMVKG, from the coding sequence TTGATTATTGCAGAAGGCTATACTTATGAAGTAATCGAAAATGTGCGTGACGGTTTTAAAGAAGAAGCCTTTACTGCACGTTATTCAGATATTTTAACGAAATATGATTTTATTGTCGGTGACTGGGGTTATGGTCAGTTGCGTTTAAAAGGATTTTTTGACGACAAAAATCAAAAATCAACATTTGATACAAAGGTTAGCACGATAGAAGATTATTTATATGAATACTGTAACTTTGGCTGTGCCTACTTTATCGTTCAAAAAACAGGCCGCGCACCAGAACCAGTGGCGGAAGAAAGTACTGTTGAAGTGGAGATAGAACCTGAGGGACAAGAGGACGTTCAAGAAGAAGTGGTTGTAGTTGAAAATACTCCGAAAATTTTAGAAACGACTGAAAGTATGGTAAAAGGATAA
- the yunB gene encoding sporulation protein YunB: MRFKRAKRMHFKKKRSIKNAVTLLLMSIAIMVFITIYVVNMRLMPTYLQYAEVQTLKVASYVVSKAINSKTSSVLDVNEIIVDIPTTSDDVITTKFNTEIINQVRAETQTLVKEYLEQAENGELSHLPSLENVEYDVGKMEAGDGIVFFVPLGQAMNLPIIGNLGPKIPIRFHIIGNVSSTVESTIEEFGINNAKVEVNLLIAVNVQIIIPFASKSASVEQKIPIAMGLVRGTVPHIYSAGEGAQPSIEVPIPYE, translated from the coding sequence TTGCGTTTTAAAAGAGCTAAAAGAATGCACTTCAAAAAAAAGCGCAGTATAAAAAATGCTGTTACGCTTTTACTGATGAGTATTGCCATCATGGTCTTTATTACTATTTATGTCGTGAATATGAGATTAATGCCAACGTATTTGCAGTATGCTGAAGTTCAAACACTTAAAGTCGCCTCTTATGTTGTAAGTAAAGCGATAAATTCAAAAACTTCGAGTGTATTAGACGTCAATGAAATTATTGTGGATATCCCAACAACATCAGACGATGTGATCACCACAAAGTTTAATACAGAAATTATTAATCAAGTACGCGCAGAAACGCAAACCCTTGTAAAAGAGTATTTAGAACAAGCAGAAAATGGGGAGTTATCGCATTTGCCGAGTTTAGAAAATGTAGAGTACGATGTTGGAAAAATGGAGGCAGGTGATGGCATCGTCTTCTTTGTACCACTCGGTCAGGCAATGAATCTACCTATTATTGGAAACCTAGGACCTAAAATTCCGATTCGTTTTCATATTATTGGGAATGTGAGCAGTACAGTAGAATCTACAATCGAAGAATTTGGCATCAATAATGCAAAGGTAGAAGTCAATTTATTGATTGCAGTCAATGTCCAAATTATTATACCATTTGCGAGTAAATCAGCTTCAGTTGAGCAAAAAATTCCAATTGCAATGGGCCTAGTAAGGGGAACTGTGCCACATATTTATAGCGCGGGTGAGGGTGCCCAGCCGTCGATTGAAGTACCAATCCCATATGAATAA
- a CDS encoding YuzB family protein — protein MNPLVEFCISNLANGAQETYDALDRDPDIDVLEYGCLSYCTKCAQGFYAVVNGDLVEADTPAELTKRIYDYIEENPMW, from the coding sequence GTGAATCCATTAGTTGAATTTTGTATTAGTAATCTCGCAAACGGTGCGCAGGAAACTTATGATGCACTTGATAGAGATCCCGATATTGATGTCCTTGAGTATGGCTGCCTAAGCTATTGTACGAAGTGTGCACAAGGGTTTTATGCTGTTGTAAATGGTGATTTAGTTGAAGCAGATACACCAGCTGAACTAACTAAGCGCATTTATGACTATATAGAAGAAAATCCGATGTGGTAA
- a CDS encoding TIGR01457 family HAD-type hydrolase, whose translation MSFYKAYCFDLDGTIYRGKAGIESAVQFVHYLQAQKIEPFYLTNNSSKTREMLQQSLRDIGINAPLEHIYSSALATAKYVAKICTDKKVNVVGEQGIRTALEQEGLEITDEQSAVLVMGIDRQITYDKLVKASFYVQNGAELIGTNGDIKFPSERSFAPGNGSFVHLVANVAGVTPTFIGKPSPVMLQIVADEHHFTKEQMVMVGDNYDTDILCGINFGCDTIHVNTGVTPTDRVKQQSKLPTYCVENLLELIK comes from the coding sequence ATGAGTTTCTACAAAGCGTATTGTTTTGATTTAGACGGTACGATTTATCGTGGAAAAGCAGGTATTGAATCGGCTGTACAGTTTGTCCATTATTTACAAGCGCAGAAAATTGAACCGTTTTATTTAACGAATAATTCGTCTAAAACAAGAGAGATGCTACAACAGTCATTACGTGACATCGGCATCAATGCGCCATTAGAGCATATTTATTCAAGTGCACTAGCTACAGCAAAATACGTTGCAAAAATTTGCACTGATAAAAAGGTCAATGTCGTTGGAGAACAAGGAATTCGAACAGCACTTGAACAAGAGGGCTTAGAAATTACCGATGAGCAAAGCGCGGTTCTCGTAATGGGTATCGACCGTCAAATTACGTATGACAAACTGGTGAAAGCTAGTTTTTACGTGCAAAATGGAGCAGAGCTGATTGGCACAAATGGAGATATAAAGTTTCCAAGCGAACGCAGTTTTGCACCAGGAAATGGCTCATTTGTCCATCTTGTAGCGAATGTCGCAGGGGTCACACCGACGTTTATCGGTAAGCCTTCACCCGTAATGTTGCAGATTGTAGCAGATGAGCATCATTTCACAAAAGAACAGATGGTCATGGTTGGCGACAATTATGATACCGATATTTTATGTGGCATTAATTTTGGTTGTGATACGATTCATGTGAATACCGGTGTCACACCGACCGATCGTGTTAAGCAACAATCGAAGCTACCAACTTACTGTGTGGAGAACTTGTTAGAGTTAATTAAATAA
- a CDS encoding bifunctional UDP-sugar hydrolase/5'-nucleotidase, whose product MREVIHFFHTNDLHSHFSYWKRSQSFIQMQRKMLAEQGETSFLVDLGDHLDRSNLYTEATLGKGNITMLNDAQYDVVTLGNNEGITLPYDVLYHLYDEADFDVVVGNLQSLKKDNPAWLKPYTILTTQYGTKIGVIAATAQFDAFYRQLGWEVTSPRDRLIEQVQILQQQVDIIVCLSHLGITEDELLAKECPAIDVIFGAHTHHIFEQGRAENGVLLTGGGKFGQYTGQLTIEWDTSVNKVAAKKDRLYENSLLPEVEEESEWLMGLQKQAKALLEQPEFSLSKSLNKEWFHRSQLSNLFAECVFDYTKADCVLFNAGIFVESMNKGYVTAYDIHKILPHPINLCVVQLTGNELKEIFVQSENEEWPRLELKGLGFRGIIFGKLLNYGITMNKQRELYINGKLMEPDKVYRLATLDLFTFGFFFPSFKYAKKQYYLPEFIRDIFKTHCRKKFQ is encoded by the coding sequence GTGCGTGAAGTAATTCATTTTTTTCATACGAATGATTTGCATAGTCATTTTAGTTATTGGAAACGCAGTCAATCGTTTATACAAATGCAGCGCAAAATGCTTGCTGAACAGGGAGAGACAAGTTTTTTAGTCGATTTAGGAGATCATTTAGATCGTTCCAATTTATATACAGAAGCGACGTTAGGTAAAGGAAATATTACGATGCTTAACGATGCCCAGTACGATGTCGTAACACTTGGAAACAACGAGGGGATTACATTACCTTATGATGTTCTTTATCATTTGTATGATGAAGCTGATTTTGATGTTGTTGTCGGGAACTTACAATCACTCAAAAAGGACAATCCCGCTTGGCTCAAGCCATACACAATTTTAACAACGCAATACGGTACAAAAATTGGTGTAATTGCAGCAACCGCGCAATTCGATGCATTTTACCGACAGCTCGGTTGGGAAGTGACTTCACCACGTGATCGTTTGATTGAACAGGTGCAAATTTTACAGCAACAAGTAGATATCATTGTTTGCTTATCACATTTAGGCATTACAGAAGATGAATTATTAGCGAAAGAATGCCCTGCAATTGACGTGATTTTTGGTGCTCATACGCATCATATTTTCGAACAAGGACGCGCTGAAAATGGCGTACTGCTTACAGGCGGAGGAAAGTTTGGTCAGTATACAGGCCAGCTTACAATTGAATGGGATACGTCCGTAAACAAGGTGGCTGCAAAAAAGGATCGCTTATATGAAAATTCCCTATTACCAGAAGTAGAAGAAGAAAGTGAGTGGCTGATGGGGTTACAAAAACAAGCCAAAGCCTTATTAGAACAGCCAGAGTTTTCACTATCGAAGTCACTCAACAAAGAATGGTTTCATCGCTCACAGCTTTCAAATTTATTTGCAGAATGCGTATTTGATTATACGAAAGCTGATTGTGTATTGTTTAATGCAGGTATTTTTGTTGAAAGTATGAATAAAGGTTATGTGACTGCATATGATATTCACAAAATATTACCACATCCGATTAATCTTTGCGTTGTACAATTAACGGGCAATGAATTAAAGGAGATATTCGTTCAGTCAGAAAATGAAGAATGGCCACGTCTTGAGTTAAAGGGATTGGGTTTCCGTGGTATTATTTTTGGCAAGTTATTAAATTACGGAATCACGATGAACAAGCAGCGAGAACTTTATATAAATGGGAAGCTTATGGAGCCTGATAAAGTGTATCGACTAGCAACATTAGACTTGTTTACATTTGGCTTTTTCTTTCCTAGCTTTAAATACGCTAAAAAGCAGTATTATTTGCCAGAATTTATTCGAGATATTTTCAAAACCCATTGTAGGAAGAAATTTCAATAG
- the sufB gene encoding Fe-S cluster assembly protein SufB: MAKKMPDIGDYKYGFHDKDVSIFRSERGLTEEIVREISNMKDEPQWMLDYRLKALNKFYELPMPQWGGDLASLNFDEITYYVKPSEATQKSWDEVPEEIKATFDKLGIPEAEQKYLAGVSAQYESEVVYHNMKQDLTDMGIIFKDTDSALRENEEIFKKHWGTVIPYTDNKFAALNSAVWSGGSFIYMPKGVKLDTPLQAYFRINSENMGQFERTLIIVDEDAAVHYVEGCTAPVYTTNSLHSAVVEIIVKKNAYCRYTTIQNWANNVYNLVTKRTVVEENGTMEWIDGNIGSKLTMKYPACILKGEGARGMTLSIAIAGKGQHQHAGAKMIHLAPNTSSTIVSKSIAKQGGKVTYMGQVKFGKNATGARANIECDTLIMDNASTSDTIPYNEILNNNVSLEHEAKVSKVSEEQLFYLMSRGISEQEATEMIVMGFIEPFTKELPMEYAVEMNRLIKFEMEGSIG, encoded by the coding sequence ATGGCTAAAAAAATGCCTGATATCGGCGATTACAAATATGGCTTCCATGACAAGGACGTATCAATTTTCCGTTCTGAACGTGGATTAACAGAAGAAATCGTACGTGAAATCTCAAACATGAAAGATGAGCCACAGTGGATGCTTGATTACCGCTTAAAAGCTCTTAATAAATTCTATGAATTGCCAATGCCACAATGGGGTGGCGACCTTGCATCGTTAAACTTCGATGAAATTACGTATTACGTAAAACCATCTGAAGCTACACAAAAATCTTGGGATGAGGTACCTGAAGAAATCAAAGCAACATTTGATAAATTAGGTATTCCTGAAGCAGAACAAAAATATCTTGCAGGTGTATCTGCTCAGTATGAATCTGAAGTAGTTTACCATAACATGAAGCAAGATCTTACTGATATGGGAATCATCTTTAAAGATACAGACTCAGCGTTAAGAGAAAACGAAGAAATTTTCAAAAAACACTGGGGTACAGTAATTCCTTATACAGATAATAAGTTCGCTGCTTTAAACTCAGCAGTTTGGTCTGGTGGATCATTCATTTATATGCCTAAAGGCGTTAAATTAGACACACCATTACAAGCTTACTTCCGTATTAACTCTGAAAACATGGGTCAATTCGAACGTACGCTGATCATCGTAGACGAAGATGCAGCTGTACACTACGTAGAAGGCTGTACAGCACCAGTTTATACTACAAACTCTCTACACTCAGCTGTAGTAGAAATCATTGTTAAAAAGAACGCTTACTGCCGTTATACAACAATCCAAAACTGGGCAAATAACGTATACAACCTAGTTACAAAACGTACTGTAGTTGAAGAAAACGGTACAATGGAATGGATCGACGGTAACATTGGTTCTAAATTAACAATGAAATACCCAGCATGTATCCTTAAAGGTGAAGGCGCACGTGGTATGACATTATCAATCGCGATTGCTGGTAAAGGTCAACATCAACACGCTGGTGCGAAAATGATTCACTTAGCACCGAATACATCTTCAACAATCGTATCTAAATCGATTGCTAAACAAGGTGGTAAGGTTACGTATATGGGTCAAGTTAAATTCGGTAAGAACGCTACTGGCGCTCGTGCAAACATCGAATGTGACACATTAATCATGGACAATGCATCTACATCAGATACAATTCCATACAACGAAATCTTAAACAATAACGTATCTTTAGAACACGAAGCGAAAGTTTCAAAAGTATCTGAAGAACAATTATTCTACCTTATGAGCCGTGGTATTTCTGAACAAGAAGCGACAGAAATGATCGTAATGGGCTTCATCGAGCCGTTCACAAAAGAACTACCAATGGAATATGCAGTAGAAATGAACCGCCTAATCAAATTCGAGATGGAAGGTTCAATCGGATAA
- a CDS encoding thioredoxin family protein translates to MHNLQSIEQFETYKNGAAVVFEFTANWCPDCRFIDPFMPEVVEKFSNFTFVKVDRDQFIDLCIELGVIGIPSFVAFENGVELGRFVSKDRKTQAEIENFITNLK, encoded by the coding sequence ATGCATAATTTACAATCTATTGAGCAATTCGAAACTTATAAAAATGGTGCTGCTGTTGTTTTTGAATTTACAGCAAATTGGTGTCCAGATTGTCGCTTCATTGACCCTTTCATGCCTGAAGTCGTTGAGAAATTTTCAAACTTTACATTTGTGAAAGTAGACCGTGATCAATTTATCGATTTATGTATCGAACTAGGTGTCATTGGTATACCAAGTTTTGTTGCATTTGAAAACGGTGTAGAACTTGGCCGTTTCGTCAGTAAAGACCGTAAAACACAGGCAGAAATCGAGAACTTTATTACGAATTTAAAATAA
- a CDS encoding DUF3055 domain-containing protein: MERFFLYDDVEDTKTRFVSFAGKTQRYDLAVLQSGRFFGKVLVLDIQFGRFAIIGSDDVEEPGYLEHVYNRTEAETVDLREYLRELLS, encoded by the coding sequence ATGGAACGATTTTTCTTATATGATGATGTAGAAGATACAAAAACGCGCTTTGTCAGCTTTGCAGGAAAAACACAACGCTATGATTTAGCAGTCTTACAAAGCGGTCGATTTTTCGGGAAAGTACTCGTTTTAGACATTCAATTTGGTCGATTTGCAATTATTGGATCCGATGATGTAGAGGAACCGGGCTATTTAGAACATGTGTATAATCGAACTGAAGCCGAAACAGTGGATTTACGAGAATATTTACGTGAATTATTAAGCTAA
- a CDS encoding cysteine desulfurase, with translation MIPKDIKSYFPILNQEINGNPLVYLDSAATSQKPIQVIEAVKNYYEFDNSNVHRGVHTLGNRATDSYEGAREKVRKFINADSTKEIIFTRGTTTSINTVASGYARQNLKEGDEIVITHMEHHANLIPWQQVAKEKGAVLKYIDLEPDGTLNLDKARATITQNTAIVSIGMASNVMGTINPIKEIAKIAHENGAIMVVDAAQGAPHLKIDVQDLDCDFLAFSGHKMCAPTGIGVLYGKQALLENMEPVEFGGEMIDFVGLYDSTWKELPWKFEAGTPIIAGAIGLGAAIDFLTEIGLDNIAAYEHALAGYAMEQLSTIDGLSIYGPRDANKRCGLVTFNLDDVHPHDVATVLDMGGIAVRAGHHCAQPLMKWLNVTATARASFYMYNDESDIDALVAGLRSAKEYFGDVF, from the coding sequence ATGATACCAAAAGACATTAAAAGTTATTTTCCAATTTTAAATCAAGAAATCAATGGAAATCCTCTTGTATATCTTGATAGTGCAGCTACTTCACAAAAGCCAATTCAAGTAATTGAAGCAGTTAAAAACTATTATGAATTCGATAACTCAAATGTTCACCGTGGTGTTCACACATTAGGGAACCGTGCAACAGATTCTTATGAAGGGGCACGTGAGAAGGTTCGTAAATTTATTAACGCGGATTCTACGAAAGAAATTATTTTCACTCGTGGGACAACAACTTCTATTAATACAGTGGCTTCTGGTTATGCTCGTCAAAACCTAAAAGAGGGCGACGAGATTGTTATCACACACATGGAACATCATGCAAACTTAATTCCTTGGCAACAAGTTGCGAAAGAAAAGGGTGCTGTTTTAAAATATATCGACTTAGAGCCAGACGGAACTTTAAACTTAGATAAAGCCCGTGCAACAATAACACAAAATACAGCCATTGTTTCAATTGGAATGGCTTCGAATGTTATGGGTACAATTAATCCAATCAAAGAAATTGCTAAAATTGCGCATGAAAATGGTGCAATTATGGTAGTAGACGCTGCACAGGGAGCACCACATTTAAAAATTGATGTTCAAGATTTAGATTGTGATTTCTTAGCGTTCTCTGGGCATAAAATGTGTGCTCCAACGGGTATTGGTGTACTATATGGTAAACAAGCGCTTTTAGAAAACATGGAACCAGTTGAGTTTGGCGGAGAAATGATTGATTTCGTAGGCTTATACGATTCAACATGGAAAGAGCTACCTTGGAAATTTGAAGCTGGTACTCCGATCATTGCAGGTGCAATCGGTCTTGGTGCGGCAATCGATTTCTTAACTGAGATTGGATTAGATAATATTGCAGCGTATGAGCACGCTTTAGCAGGCTATGCGATGGAACAATTATCGACAATTGATGGTCTTTCAATTTATGGTCCACGTGATGCAAACAAACGTTGTGGTTTAGTAACATTTAATTTAGATGATGTTCATCCACATGATGTTGCAACAGTTCTAGACATGGGCGGCATTGCTGTTCGTGCAGGACATCACTGTGCTCAACCGTTAATGAAATGGTTAAATGTAACTGCAACAGCTCGAGCAAGCTTCTACATGTATAATGACGAATCTGATATCGATGCTTTAGTTGCAGGATTGCGCTCAGCGAAGGAGTATTTTGGCGATGTCTTTTAA
- the lipA gene encoding lipoyl synthase has translation MTSCKPTSQKEEYLRKPEWLKIKLNTNDEYKGLKKLMREKNLHTVCEEARCPNIHECWGERRTATMMILGSICTRACRFCAVKTGLPNELDLAEPERVADSVALMNLKHVVITMVARDDLKDGGAEVLAETVRAIRRKSPLTSIEVLPSDLGGHEENLRILMDAKPDILNHNIETVRSLTPRVRARATYERSLEFLRRAKEMQPTIPTKSSLMIGLGETVEDIYEVMDDLRANNVDIMTIGQYLQPTKKHLPVKKYYSPIEFGKLRKIAMEKGFSHCEAGPLVRSSYHADEQVNAANKNKVEI, from the coding sequence ATGACATCTTGTAAACCAACTAGTCAAAAAGAAGAGTATCTACGCAAACCAGAATGGCTAAAAATTAAGCTAAATACGAATGATGAATACAAAGGTTTAAAAAAATTGATGCGTGAGAAAAACTTGCATACGGTATGTGAGGAAGCACGCTGCCCAAATATTCATGAATGCTGGGGAGAACGTCGTACAGCTACAATGATGATTTTAGGTTCCATTTGTACACGTGCCTGTCGCTTTTGCGCAGTCAAAACGGGATTGCCAAATGAATTAGACTTAGCTGAACCAGAACGCGTGGCAGATTCTGTTGCACTAATGAACTTAAAACATGTCGTAATTACGATGGTGGCACGTGATGATTTAAAAGATGGTGGAGCGGAAGTGTTAGCAGAAACGGTACGTGCAATTCGTCGTAAAAGCCCCTTAACCTCGATCGAAGTATTACCTTCTGATTTAGGTGGCCATGAAGAAAATTTACGCATTTTAATGGATGCAAAACCAGATATTTTAAATCATAATATTGAAACCGTACGTAGCTTAACACCACGAGTGCGTGCAAGAGCTACATATGAGCGTTCACTGGAATTTTTACGTCGTGCAAAAGAAATGCAGCCAACAATTCCAACAAAATCTTCCTTAATGATAGGCTTAGGCGAAACAGTAGAAGATATTTATGAAGTGATGGATGACTTGCGTGCAAATAATGTGGATATTATGACGATTGGCCAATATTTACAGCCTACTAAAAAGCATCTACCAGTAAAAAAATATTATTCGCCAATTGAATTTGGCAAGTTACGTAAAATTGCGATGGAAAAAGGCTTTAGCCATTGTGAAGCGGGACCACTCGTACGTAGTAGTTACCATGCAGATGAGCAAGTGAATGCAGCCAATAAAAACAAGGTAGAAATTTAA
- a CDS encoding DUF86 domain-containing protein translates to MYFVDRNKITLNLTHLNELLALLESNDNWLSNDIHKLALQRIGHNVMEAMMDVGNLVIDGFIMRDPGSYEDIIDIFVDEKVITPEMDAPLKAVVGLRKMIVREFIAVDNEEVLTVLTANLDTMKQFSSKVHDYLTNELGPVSAFLPEDHK, encoded by the coding sequence ATGTATTTCGTAGATAGAAATAAAATTACATTAAACTTAACGCACTTAAACGAGTTATTAGCATTACTTGAATCAAATGATAACTGGTTATCAAATGATATTCATAAACTAGCATTACAACGTATTGGTCATAACGTGATGGAAGCAATGATGGACGTAGGAAACTTAGTTATCGACGGCTTCATTATGCGTGACCCAGGTAGCTATGAAGACATTATCGACATTTTCGTTGATGAAAAAGTAATCACACCTGAAATGGATGCACCGTTAAAAGCGGTTGTCGGCTTACGTAAAATGATTGTACGTGAATTTATCGCAGTGGATAACGAAGAAGTTTTAACTGTGTTAACAGCAAACCTAGACACAATGAAACAATTTTCTAGCAAGGTACATGATTATTTAACAAACGAATTAGGTCCTGTTTCAGCATTTTTACCAGAGGACCACAAATGA